A stretch of DNA from Leucobacter luti:
GCTCGGAGCAGGAAGCCACAGGTGGCTGGCACCGCGTATACGAGCACGGCAACAGCGATGACCCCGGTGACTGGCCAGACGAGAAACGGCTGCGCGAAGCCGGCGATCACGGCGGCGGACACCCCAAAGCCGGCCGCGCCGCCAAGCAGGCCAGCGCCACCAACCCCGCCGCGCGTCCCGAGCCGCCAGCCCGAGCGCAGTGCAAGCGACGCGGTGATCAGCGTGATTCCGAGCGGCGCCAAGGTGAGGCCGAACGACACTGCAGTAGGCGCCAACCCAAACGACAGCGCGTCTTCGGGAGTCAGGGCCAGCGTGAGCGGCGCAAAATGGGCGAGCGACCATGTGGCCGCCACACCCGAGAACACGGTGCTTGGCTCGGCAGCGAGTGTGAACGTGACGGCCCACAGCAGCAGCGCCGGCACGACGATACTGGCGAATCCGACGGCTGCGACCGCGACCGCCTCAATCGCCGCGATCACCGCTGTCACCAAGGATCTCATTGGCGAAAGCTTACTCTGCCGAACCGGGCAAGCGGTTCAGGCTCCCGCGTGAATCAGGGCAAGAATCTCATCGCTGAGATCGCGGAACTCTGGAGTGCGCTCTGAGGCGAGCGTGCGTGGACGCGGGATCGGCACGTCGACCACACGCTGCACTCGGCCCGGTCGCGGACTCATCACGACGACGCGATCACTCGTGACCACGGCCTCATCAATATCGTGCGTCACGAGCAACACTGTGAGTCGGTGCTGCTCCCACACGCTGAGCAGCAACTCCTGCATCGTGCGGCGGGTGAGTGCATCGAGTGCGCCGAACGGCTCGTCCATGAGGAGCACCTTCGGACCATAGCTCAGCGACCGCGCGAGCGCTGCTCGCTGCTGCATGCCGCCGGAGAGCTGAGCCGGGTGCGACTGTTCGAAGCCGCTGAGGCCAACCAGCCCGATAAACTCGCGGGCCCGATCCGCGCGCGCTCCGCGCGAGAGTCCACTCTCGCCGCGCAGCGCGAATTCCACGTTCTGTTGCACGGTGAGCCACGGCATCAGAGTGGCCTGCTGAAAGACGACACCTCGGTCCCGGCCCGGTCCGGTGATCGGCACTCCAGCCGCCTCGAGCGTGCCGGAAGTAGGATCCTCCAATCCAGCGATGAGCGACAGCAGTGTCGATTTACCGCACCCGGACGCACCGACAATGGAGACGAACTCGTTCTCCCCGACTTCGAGATCGACGCCGTCGAGTGCGACCACGTCACCGAAGTGCTTCGTCAGGCCGGCGACCCTGATCCGGGGCTGGGCGTCGTTCTGAGTGTTCTGAGCGTTTTGAGGGCTCTGAGAGTTCTGAGGGCTCCGAGGGGTCTGAGCACTGTGAGACTGAGCGGCGGTCACGCGCGACCCTCCTGGTAGGCGAACATCCGGCGGCCAGCGGCGCGCATGAGCTGATCGAGGATCAGTCCAAGGATCCCGAGCACGAAGACATAGCCGATGATCAGGTCGGTTTCAAAGAAGCGCTGCGCCACAGTGATCCGGAAGCCCATTCCGCTCGAGGCGGCAACGAGTTCGGCGACAACGAGCCAGGTCCAGGCCCAGCCGAGGGTGATTCGCAGTGCGTCCCAGATCCGTGGGAGCGCGGCGGGCACCACGATCCGAGTGAGCTGCTGGACCCAGCTCAGCCCGAGGGTCTCTCCGAGGCTCACCAGTGTGCGCGGCGTACGACGCACGGCATCGGCGACCATCAGCACCTGCTGGAAGAACGTCCCCATCCAGATGATCAGGAATTTCTGGCTCTCATCGATCCCGACCCACACGATGGTGAGCGGCACGAACGCGACCACTGGCATATACCGGATGAAGTCCATCAGCGGTTCCAGCGCCGCTTCGATCCTAGCGTTGACTCCCATGAGCGTGCCGATCGGCACCGCCATCACGGTGGCGAGGGAGAAGCCAACGAGA
This window harbors:
- a CDS encoding ABC transporter ATP-binding protein; translated protein: MTAAQSHSAQTPRSPQNSQSPQNAQNTQNDAQPRIRVAGLTKHFGDVVALDGVDLEVGENEFVSIVGASGCGKSTLLSLIAGLEDPTSGTLEAAGVPITGPGRDRGVVFQQATLMPWLTVQQNVEFALRGESGLSRGARADRAREFIGLVGLSGFEQSHPAQLSGGMQQRAALARSLSYGPKVLLMDEPFGALDALTRRTMQELLLSVWEQHRLTVLLVTHDIDEAVVTSDRVVVMSPRPGRVQRVVDVPIPRPRTLASERTPEFRDLSDEILALIHAGA
- a CDS encoding ABC transporter permease, which encodes MSTHSDTVVRRPRRRLRIGDRLSRTAYLGTAIATFVVLIAVWWLVSAVGLVDPMFLPGPGEVLGALVGQAASGELWADIGVSAFRILVGFSLATVMAVPIGTLMGVNARIEAALEPLMDFIRYMPVVAFVPLTIVWVGIDESQKFLIIWMGTFFQQVLMVADAVRRTPRTLVSLGETLGLSWVQQLTRIVVPAALPRIWDALRITLGWAWTWLVVAELVAASSGMGFRITVAQRFFETDLIIGYVFVLGILGLILDQLMRAAGRRMFAYQEGRA